The Paenibacillus uliginis N3/975 genome has a window encoding:
- a CDS encoding GNAT family N-acetyltransferase — MFIKAERLLIRTFEFKDWEAVHEYTSDINVMKYIPEGVFTEEDTRDFINKNIGENAKNFPVVLIDENILIGHIVFHKYFGEHTYEIGWVFNPKYFNKGYASEAAQATLKYGFEKMKLHRIIATCQPQNTPSYRVMEKVGMRREGFFKKCIPHGNEWWDEYYYAILEEEWK; from the coding sequence ATGTTTATAAAAGCAGAAAGATTATTAATACGAACATTTGAGTTCAAAGATTGGGAAGCTGTCCATGAGTATACATCAGATATCAATGTTATGAAATACATACCCGAAGGGGTCTTTACTGAAGAAGATACAAGAGACTTTATAAATAAAAACATTGGTGAAAATGCTAAGAACTTTCCTGTGGTATTAATAGATGAAAATATCCTGATTGGTCATATTGTTTTTCATAAATATTTTGGTGAACATACGTATGAAATTGGTTGGGTGTTCAATCCTAAATATTTCAACAAAGGGTATGCTTCTGAAGCAGCACAAGCTACATTGAAATATGGGTTTGAGAAAATGAAATTACACAGAATTATAGCTACATGTCAGCCACAGAATACCCCATCATATCGAGTGATGGAGAAGGTTGGAATGAGAAGAGAAGGCTTTTTCAAGAAGTGTATACCACATGGAAATGAATGGTGGGACGAATATTATTACGCTATTTTAGAAGAAGAGTGGAAATAA